Genomic segment of Grus americana isolate bGruAme1 chromosome 27, bGruAme1.mat, whole genome shotgun sequence:
CTCTGTGATTGGCTAACTGCCATTTCTTGACACCGTCACCCCCGTGTGTTCTCAAGCAGCCCCTGTGATTGGCTGGCAGGACCGGCCGCCCCGTCCTGCTGTCCTCAGGGGCACATCACAAAGGAAGCGCCCTGTCATTACATAGAGGGAGGAGGCCGCTACTGCCTGCCTCCTTTCATCCTGCCTGGTGATTGGCTGGCAGCCCTTCGTTGACAGCATCATAGCCAGGTGTTCTCAGGCAGCCTTGCAATTGGCTGCCTGTCTCCTTTGGTCCAGGAAGTGCTCAAATACGAAAAGAGATAccatatatatgatatatagaAAGAGATTTATAACAGGGGGTGTATAATTATattaagaaatttatttatttatttataaatagataCAATACTTTAATATATCATTAATTATAAtgataatataatttaatatattttataacatattaattatattaattattatataaTGATATATGCGGTTTTTACATATACAGTTCTAAAGCTACAGAAAGAGCTTGTTAGGCCACAGCTTCCGTAGTAACTGATAGGCCAAGAGTAGCCTCATGGCTTGTGTAGATGCTTGTGAGGTCACTGGAGACTGAATACCTCAACAACGAGTACATGGCATATAGGAGGATATGTGCTTGTGAGGTCACTctcagctgaggagctgataggccTGGAGCAGGCCCATGGACTGTGTAGTTGTTATGAGGTCACTGCTTCCCGAATAGCtgacagggcaggagcaggcagatgtCTGTGTGGGTGGTTGTGAGGTCACTGGTTCCCAGGTAGCTGGAAGGCCAGGCGAAGGCCAAAAGCTTGAGTAGGGGTTGGTGAGATCATTAGTGCCTGAGCACTTGATAGGCCAGGAGAAGGCCTGTGGGCTGTGCAGGTTCTCATGAGGTCTCTCTTGcctgaggagctgataggccaggagcaggcttATGGATAGTGTAGGTGCTTGTGAGGCTCCTGGTGCCTGAGGAGGTGATaggccaggagctggcagatgtctgGTGAATGTCCTTGTGATGTCAGTGGTGCCTGAGTACCTGATAAGCCAGGAAGAGGCACATGGCAGTGGTAGATGCTATGACATCACCTGTGGCTGAGTAGTGGATAGGCCAGGAGTATGCCCATGGCTTGTGCATGAGCTCatcatttccctgctgctggagtagCTTTTAGGCCAAGAGCAGGGATATGGCTTGTGTGGGTGCTTCTGATGTCATCAAAATAATCATTTAGACCCCACCCAAACATGGCTTTTTGGAAGAACCAACGTCAGCAGAAGCCTGtacacagcacacacacacacacatgtgtgaCAGCGTGAGTCATGAGCACACAACAGCAGGAGTAGGAGGGTGTGAGGTCACGGTCACTGTAACTCCCAAGCAGAGAGCGCTGGCAGTGGGAGGGCTGTGAGGTTACCGTCAGTCTAAGTGCTGCTCAGAGAGTGGTGGCACTAGGAGGGTGTGAGGTGACGTCAGCGATGGCAGTCCGTGGCCGTGGGGCTCAGTGCCGAGCGGGCGTGTGCATCAGAGGGGCATGCCGGGGGCCGGGAgctgcccagccccgtgccTGCGAGGCCgaaggagcagcccctgcagccctggctggagcagtcggggtgggggtggctcCGGGGCCCcgcagggatgtgcctgggcaCGGTGCCAGGAGGAAACCACAGACTGCCTGCCGGGGCGCTGCGGGGGGAGCGCGGCGAGCGCTGCCAGGCCACGTGGGCTGTGGTTTGTGCACCTGTAGGCTCCAGCTCCCGATCTGCCCGCGGGGAATAACGGCCCCTGGGTGACACGCAGAGAGTCAGGGACACGTCTGAGCCTTGGGGCTGCGtgtctgctgccagggcagggacatgTCCCAGCTCGGGCTCCTGCGAGGGACCTGCCGTGGGGCTCTGCGGGGAGGGACGGGTGAGCCAGCAGTCCTGGCATGGAGCTCTTCCCCTGGCCGAGgacttttcccagctgctgctcccagcacagcggGGGCTGtagcaggggcaggggctgttTCCTTTCCAAGCTGACACAGACCCCAAAGCAGTCCCAGCTCCGTGGTTCCCATGGCTTGATGGTGCCTGGACACTCATGCCTTGGCTTCTTGGGTGagcccagcagaggagatgctcaTTGCTCCCCGTGCCCACAGCAGGGGTCGAGGGGTGACAAACCCATTTCCCCTCCACACCCAGCTTGTCCCGTGACGATCCCCCACTGCAGTGACCATGACACCCGCAGCGAAACATCTATGTCCCTCATATATGGTCATGAACGGcgctggagaagttcattgGAGGGCTTGGCTGTGTCGGAGGGGAGATCGCTCCTGATAATGTCTAAaaaggtgctgctgctttgattggctcctcctgcagctggatCGGCATCGACAGAGATATATTACCCTCCCATCATCGTTGTCCCTGTGAGTCCCCAGGAGGCGTGAGAGGGAGTGGGGTtccgcagggctgtgccagcagggcagaaggctgaggatggggatggagggactcctgtcccctcaggtgctgtggctgctcctctgGGTGCAGCTGTGCAGGGGTAAGTGCCGACATCCTTGTCCCAGAGATGGGGCCAGCGGGCTCCAGTGGGGTCATTGGGACACCCCTTGGAATGGGGTTGCTTTGAAGGTGCCGCTGAGGTGAGGGACAGATGTTACTCCAGTCGATGGAACTTCTGCCTTTGCTTGTGCTCtctgggtgggagagggagccGTGGGCCTGGGGGCACGGGGCTGTACAGGGGTTTCTGGGCTGGTGAGGAGACGGTGCCCTGTGCAGGGCCGGGCATGGTGTGCGGGTTGGCATGGGCAGGGGGTCGTtgaggtgggaggaggtgcttcaggctgtggggtggtgaatggcccagcagggccagagctgggcacctccagccctttgcaggacatggagagaaaagggaCCCCGACACTGCCCTGGAGACAGCGTGGAAGGAGGAGGGCTCCCATGCTGGTGCCTGTGCCTCAGCCTGGTCAGGAGGTACCTCCAGACCTGTGGTCTGTGGCTCGGTGCTCTCCTCGCCATTCTCATTTTGGTGTTTGAAGGGGCTGCGGAGGTGAGGCTGGAAAATGGTGGCGGACGCTGTGCTGGAAGAGTGGAAGTGAAACAAGAGGGCCAGTGGGGGACCGTGTGTCATTATGACTGGGACATGTCTGATGCTGCAGTGGTTTGCAAGCAGCTGGACTGTGGGTCTGCTGTTCAAGCTCATTTGTATGGATACTTTGGGCCAGGATCTGGCCCCATTTGGATGTATGGCGTTCAGTGTGACGGCAACGAGGCTGCCCTGTCTGACTGCACAAACACAGAATTTTATCGAGATTACTGTGATCACACTCTGGATGCTGGAGTTACATGTTCAGGTAAGGGGCCAGCCCGTTCCCCACCTTTGtggctgggatgggggaagggacctggctgtgccctcAGGGAAACATGGGGGTACTGGAGAAGGGCCCAGTGTGACCAGTCACCCTGCTGAGCTGGGACTGTCATTGCTGGTTTCCCTGGTCCCTGAGGAAAGCCCAGGGGGAACCTGCCACTGCCTGACCCCTGGTGTGGCTCAGCCCACCCTCCgtgggtgcctggggctgggacaTGAGtgcccaccctgccctgccatcTCTGTTGGTTCccatctttctcctcctgtacACACAggagctgtctggcagcaccAAGGACCTGGTTCCCCCATGCCAGAGACACTGAGAGCAGCTCACGtggccacccacagccccagggaagGGCCCAGGGTCGTCAGGGACTTTTGGGTTGTGTTCCCTCGCAGACACGACTCCCCCAAAGCAGAGGGTCTGCTGAGACGGGAGCAGCACTGGGCTTGGGCAGAAGAGCAGGGTGGCCCATGGCCACCTCATGCCTCTTCCAGGGTCACCCCATGAGAGCCAGCCCAGAGGGAAACACCCCTGTGCAGGCAGTGCTGacctgctgcccagcctctcctgcctaccccagcccctggctgccctgTGTCACAGGGCCTTGGCCAGCACTTGCTGGCTCTCCTTGGTGCCTGTCCTTGCACTGGGAGCTCgtgtcagcccagggctgctcctctgcccgctCTCCTGCCTTCTGACCAGCCCTTGGCCAGGGCTGTGCACGCCTGGCACTGCACTCTGGCCCTGGCTGAGGACCCTCCCCAGgcaggtgctggagctgggggctggTGCAGACAGTGACTGTAGGTACACCCACACTGCATCTGTGCCCTGTGACATGTCCCAtctcccagcagtgccccaaCAGCCCGAGAACCATGTGGGACTGGGGTGCATTTCTGGTGGCTCCAAGGGGTTCCTGCGCCTGGCCCTGAGCTGggtggggcagagctggctgcaacAGCCAACAGCACCTGGGCCCATCTCCTTGGGGCCAAgagctctgggtgctgcagggcctgGGGCCAGTTCCCAGCAGCCCAGGGTCTCCAGAATAGCAGCAGTTGACTTAAGTGGTGCCTGTGGGTTTGGTAGAAAAGCCAGTCCCCGAGTGCTGTGCTGATTTCTGAAGAGTGGAATGGGTCTCTGGTGTGTTTGTGCCATCAGCACCcactggcagctgctgggaTAGTTGTGAGGCTCTTTGCCTGTGGCCACCTTGGAGATGAGGTGAGGCATGGCCAGGCAACTGCCAGAGGGCTCTGGGACCTCACAGGGGTCTTTGGTTGCTCCAGGATTTGTCCAGCTGGTTGGAGGGGACAGCCCCTGCTCAGGACGAGTGGAGATCTATGACAAGGACCAGTGGAAAGCTGTCTGTGACTCAGACTTTGGTCCCAAAGCCACTGACGTGGTCTGTGGGGAGCTGCAGTGCGGCGTAGCCCTGTCCATGCCTGGGGCagctcattttggaaaaagtggTGGTTCCATCTgggacagagagctgcagtgttTGGGGAATGAATCCCTTCTCGCCTCCTGCCCAAGAGGGTCCCCCAGGGACCAGCCCTGCACCCAAGCCAACACTGCCGGTCTCACCTGCACAAGTAAGGACTCAGGGTGGGGTGTTGAATGCTGAGTGTGAGCTGGGGACGGGGAGCAGGACGgggcctgtgctgtgctgggtgtGAAGTCAGGAGGGGTGATGTGGTTTTCTACAGCCCTAAGAgactgcagaaggagcagaaaggaaggtTGTCCCTCTAGACTGTCCCCCAGCTACCGACGCTGTAAGAGCACCAACGCAGCCTCTCTCATCTTCCTCTGTCCCCAGAGTACACAGGGTTCAGGCTggtgaatggcagcacagcttgTGATGGAAGAGTGGAGGTCCAGGTGCTGGGGACCTGGGGCACCCTCTGTGCTTCCCGTTGGGATCTCTTGGATGCCCACGTTCTCTGTCGCCACCTCAACTGTGGGTTTGCTGAGTCCATTCCTGGAGGAGGGCATTTTGGGAGAGGCACGGGCCCCACCTGGAGAGAGTCATTCCACTGTGATGGGACTGAAGGCCACCTGGGACAGTGCCCAGTGACTGCCCTGGGAGCCTCACCGTGCTCCCACGAGAATGTCGCTGCTGTCATTTGCTCAGGTGAGTGCTGGGAGAACACTGTGTTGACTCCATTTTCCCCTGGGGTGTGACATGGCCACCCAAAGCAAGGGAccccatggcagcagcagcagggtgaatTTCTCCCTGGAGAAACCCCAGCTTCACCAGGAGTGATGTGGAGATCTTGATGTGCTCAGACTGAACGCTCTGATGTGGGAGAGCTGAGGACTGAGCCAGGCCTGGGGTCCCCTGCTCTCATGCTGCGGGACAGGcccaggatggggctgtggggctcagctccctccctccggCTGCAGACAGCCCTGTCCCAGACCCACAGAGAGTCCCACAGAGCCCAATCCCACACCCAGAGgggctgcctgcctgtccccagcagcagcagcagcagcagcagagcaggggtgtgagctgcagagcaggactgggCTTTGCCCTGGCTTCTGCTCAGCACAAGACCCAAGCTGGGCCTGTTTGGTCAGAAAGGGCCCCctcgctctgctccctgccagggacacTGGCTCCCAGCCCCCGTTCCCCAGGGGcgcagagagggacagagatgTGTGTGCTGCCCCGTGTCTGAGCAGTGCCAGTGCCAGCTTGCTGAGGTTGGGCAAGGCTTGTCCTGGTGCTGCCCATCCCCAGGCCATTGCaccacctgctgctccctcctgcggGAGCTGCCCCATCTGCCTCAGCAGGGACGTGCTGGGTGGTTCTGCCCCAGCAAGAGCCAAGAGAGTGTCTTGCCCAGGAAGGCTCAGGGACTGGGAAACCAGCAGTGTGGAAACCTGCTCCTGAAGCTTGCTACAgagggctgggggaagcagTTGAGCTTCAGGGCACCGTGAGGTTTCCAGAGCCTGGAGAGGCACCTCAGGTTCCTGGGCTCTCTGGTGCTGCTGAGGGCTGGGACgtggctgctctccccaggctcAGCCAGCTCCGCATCCCTGCGGCTGGTGGGTGGAGGGAGCCGGTGTGACGGGCGAGTGGAGATCTTCCAGCGCGGGATGTGGGGCAGAGTCCTGGATGACCAGTGGGACATGCAGGAGGCCAGCGTGGTGTGCCGGCAGCTGCGGTGCGGAGAGGCAGAGACAGCCTACAACCCCCCGAAGCCTGAGAGAGGGACAGGTCCCGTGGGGCTGCGAGGGGTGCGGTGTGCAGGGCACGAGGCCAACCTGACCCTCTGCAACACCTCCCTGGCCGAGAGTGCGCTGGCAGCAAGTATTGCAGAGGATGTGGGGGTCGTTTGCTGGGGTGAGTGGCACTTCAGGGGCCCCCCAGGCTctgggctgggtgggcaccAGCCCCTGACAGCAACTGGGGTTTCTTCCCGCTGCAGGGAGCCGGCAGGTCCGGCTGGTGAACGGGTCCGGGCGCTGTGCTGGGAGAGTGGAGATCTACTACcggggcagctgggggaccATCTGCGATGATGGCTGGGACCTGCTCGATGCCGTCGTCGTTTGCCACCAGCTGGGCTGCGGAGGGGCGGTGGAGGCGGTTGGCTCTGCTCGGTTCGGGGAAGGCTCTGGGCAGATCTGGCTGGAGAGTGTGAACTGCTCTGGGGCCGAAGCTGCTCTCTGGGACTGCCCGGCAGGGTCCTGGGGGAAGCACGACTGTGGGCACAAAGAGGATGCAGGAGTCGTCTGctcaggtctgtgctgggagctgtggtgggAGCCCAGTGCCTGGGGAGGCCGGGCTAAGGGGAGAGCCGGCAACGCTCGAGGCTGTCGCTGGCTGCCTCTGAGCCCCTGCCCAAGCCCATCCTGGGGACACCCATGCACAGGTCCCCTCAGTCCCATCAATGGTCTCTGAGGAGCTCAGTTGTGCCCATGGGTTAGTGGGGAGGGCAGGGTTGTCTGTCCACCAGGGActtgttggagagagtccagagcagggccacaaagctgattaGAGGGctttcctgtgaggacaggctgagagagttgggattgttcagcctgcagaaaaggcagctccagggagatctaattgcagcttaccagtacttgaaggggcctacaggaaagatggtcagggactgtttatcagggagtgtagtgacaggacaaggggtaatgggtttaagctgaaggagggtcgatttagattagatgttagaaagaaattctttactgttagagtggtgaggccctggaacaggttgcccagagaggttgtggatgccccatccctgggagtgtttaagaccaggttggatgaggctttgggcaacgtggtctagtggagggtgtccctgcccgcagcaggggggtcagaactagatgatctttgagatcctgtccaaccctaaccattctaggattctatgaatTTTCTCTGTCCATGGGTGCAAGGGGGACATGCTGGCCATACCTTTGCCTGGCTGAGGgcatgggggctgcaggggtacccctgctcccacagctccagACCAGCCTGTTCCCCCTCGGTGCCTTTCATCCCAGAGTTCGTGGCCCTGAGGCTGGAGAACAGCACCAACTGCTCCGGGCGCCTGCAGGTTTTCTATAACGGGACATGGGGGAGCGTTTGCTCCAACTCAATGACTCCCAAAACGGTGTCGCTGGCCtgcaaggagctgggctgtggggatgcAAAATCCTTGGAACGATACCCGACCTCTGGCAGGCTGACTGGCCCCGCCTGGCTGGATCGCGTGGAGTGTGGGGAGAGAAACAGCTCCTTCTGGCAGTGTCCCTCCGCTCCCTGGGACCCACAGTCCTGCGATGACCTGCGAGATGAGACCCACATCACCTGCAACGGTAACTCTGAGCCACCCGggcaccagcatccccagctcctgctccctgctgggCATTGTCAAACGCAGAGACAGAGCCCACAGgggcttttccttcccatgccagaccctcctgctgctgctgctgctgctggtggcacaAAGGGGACTTCAGCTCTCAGAGCCCCACACATTCACCAGCAGTTGCCAGCCGggctcccagcagtgcctgggggaggcagaggtgtCTCCAGGCAAGGTCTCGGAAAGGACCTGTCGGGGCTCCAAGGAGcgtcccctcctcctgctgctctgtgaacCAGGCTCCCTTTGGGGCTGAGCAGTCAGGGTCCCCCACCATGTGCCGTGTGTGTCCCCTGAATGACCAGGGTTCAGCTGCATCCATGAACGAGGTGGCACAGGGATGTGCGAGCAGAACTCAGCCCCGCTGTCTGCCACACgacccccctgcagcagccccttcaccgctgcatttccttctccagggagaCAGCCAGAAATGCCCCCGGCCCTGGGGGCCACGTGCCCAAACTCCACGAGCTGCACAGGTAGCTGCTCCTCT
This window contains:
- the LOC129196870 gene encoding antigen WC1.1-like → MSDAAVVCKQLDCGSAVQAHLYGYFGPGSGPIWMYGVQCDGNEAALSDCTNTEFYRDYCDHTLDAGVTCSGFVQLVGGDSPCSGRVEIYDKDQWKAVCDSDFGPKATDVVCGELQCGVALSMPGAAHFGKSGGSIWDRELQCLGNESLLASCPRGSPRDQPCTQANTAGLTCTKYTGFRLVNGSTACDGRVEVQVLGTWGTLCASRWDLLDAHVLCRHLNCGFAESIPGGGHFGRGTGPTWRESFHCDGTEGHLGQCPVTALGASPCSHENVAAVICSGDSASLRLVGGGSRCDGRVEIFQRGMWGRVLDDQWDMQEASVVCRQLRCGEAETAYNPPKPERGTGPVGLRGVRCAGHEANLTLCNTSLAESALAASIAEDVGVVCWGSRQVRLVNGSGRCAGRVEIYYRGSWGTICDDGWDLLDAVVVCHQLGCGGAVEAVGSARFGEGSGQIWLESVNCSGAEAALWDCPAGSWGKHDCGHKEDAGVVCSEFVALRLENSTNCSGRLQVFYNGTWGSVCSNSMTPKTVSLACKELGCGDAKSLERYPTSGRLTGPAWLDRVECGERNSSFWQCPSAPWDPQSCDDLRDETHITCNGRQPEMPPALGATCPNSTSCTDREKIRAVGGEKGCSGRVEVWHHGSWGTVCDDSWDMQDAEVACRQLGCGPAVSALGEAAFGEGTGPIWLEKVECRGTEPSLQDCWAQPGDSGACRHKEDAAVNCSGEGQGWDPSRGYWQGAGAGGRPTGSGRVSLPVIICIILGALLCLLLALLAGQVWSARAGRRGSERAWEPFPEALYEEIGYSPAWEKQARFSGSGSYSEGSMTKVQPQPGDSEEEDGPGSAPDVPVWPRGDPADGYDDAREVSDPGEDPASGQGDWEMPRAPEEGAGPRDAPGGERER